One window of the Amycolatopsis mediterranei genome contains the following:
- a CDS encoding DUF3159 domain-containing protein, which yields MTEPAPSEKKTDEDEPQPTLLEQMGGVSGLIYSSVPVIVFVLANSFFGLTAAIWTSIGSAVAITVLRLVRKEPLQPAISGFFGVAIAAFIAYRTGSAKGFFLFGIYASLVYCGIFVLSVVVRWPIAGVVWNMLNGTGQAWRKDKPSRYGYDVATLAMALIFAARFVVQRWLYQEDYTGWLAFAKIAMGYPLYALGLLVVVWAVRRSDKRLKAMAEEEPAPETDAQVEARLREKYAQAPEA from the coding sequence GTGACTGAACCCGCCCCGAGCGAGAAGAAGACCGACGAGGACGAGCCGCAGCCGACCCTGCTTGAGCAGATGGGCGGCGTGTCCGGCCTGATCTACTCGTCGGTGCCGGTGATCGTCTTCGTGCTGGCGAACTCGTTCTTCGGCTTGACCGCGGCCATCTGGACCTCGATCGGCAGCGCCGTGGCCATCACGGTGCTGCGGCTGGTCCGCAAGGAGCCCCTGCAGCCGGCGATCTCGGGCTTCTTCGGCGTCGCGATCGCGGCGTTCATCGCCTACCGCACGGGGTCGGCGAAGGGGTTCTTCCTCTTCGGGATCTACGCGAGCTTGGTCTACTGCGGCATCTTCGTGCTGTCGGTGGTGGTGCGCTGGCCGATCGCGGGCGTGGTCTGGAACATGCTCAACGGCACCGGCCAGGCGTGGCGCAAGGACAAGCCGTCCCGCTACGGCTACGACGTCGCCACGCTGGCGATGGCGCTCATCTTCGCCGCCCGGTTCGTGGTGCAGCGGTGGCTCTACCAGGAGGACTACACCGGCTGGCTGGCCTTCGCGAAGATCGCGATGGGCTACCCGCTCTACGCGCTGGGCCTGCTGGTGGTCGTCTGGGCGGTCCGCCGGTCGGACAAGCGCCTGAAGGCGATGGCCGAGGAGGAGCCCGCGCCGGAGACGGACGCGCAGGTCGAAGCCCGGCTGCGCGAGAAGTACGCCCAGGCGCCCGAAGCCTGA
- a CDS encoding potassium channel family protein, with protein sequence MRVAIAGAGAVGRSIAAELIDGRHQVMLIEREADQFEPHAVEQADWVLGDACEVSILEESGIEQCDVVIAATGDDKANLVVSLLAKTEFAVRRVVARVNNPANEWLFTDAWGVDVAVSTPRMLAAMVEEAVSVGDLVRLMTFRQSNANLVELTLPAETPLAGKPVSELTLPRDAALVTILRGDRVIVPQPEDPLEPGDELLFVATADVEPEIRTALGY encoded by the coding sequence ATGAGGGTCGCGATTGCCGGCGCCGGGGCGGTCGGCCGCTCCATCGCCGCCGAGCTGATCGACGGCAGGCACCAGGTGATGCTGATCGAGCGCGAGGCCGACCAGTTCGAGCCGCACGCGGTCGAGCAGGCCGACTGGGTGCTGGGCGACGCCTGCGAGGTGTCGATCCTGGAGGAGTCCGGGATCGAGCAGTGCGACGTCGTCATCGCCGCGACCGGCGACGACAAGGCGAACCTGGTGGTGTCCCTGCTGGCCAAGACGGAGTTCGCGGTGCGGCGCGTGGTGGCCCGGGTGAACAACCCGGCCAACGAGTGGCTGTTCACCGACGCCTGGGGCGTCGACGTCGCGGTCTCGACCCCCCGCATGCTGGCGGCGATGGTCGAGGAGGCGGTGAGCGTCGGCGACCTGGTGCGGCTGATGACGTTCCGGCAGAGCAACGCGAACCTGGTCGAGCTGACGCTGCCGGCGGAGACACCGCTGGCCGGGAAGCCGGTGAGCGAGCTGACGCTGCCGCGCGACGCGGCTCTGGTGACGATCCTCCGGGGCGACCGGGTGATCGTGCCGCAGCCGGAAGACCCGCTGGAGCCGGGCGACGAGCTGCTGTTCGTGGCGACCGCGGACGTCGAGCCGGAGATCCGGACGGCGCTCGGGTACTGA
- a CDS encoding potassium channel family protein, with amino-acid sequence MHVVIMGCGRVGASLAAALERLGHEVAVIDKNQQAFRRLGSDFHGQQVVGVGFDRRVQIEAGIERAGAFAAVSSGDNSNIISARVARENFGVEHVVARIYDHKRAAVYERLGIPTVATVPWTTDRFLRSLLPDGVASAWRDPSGNVALLQLPLHEGWVGHSVKSLQEATGARVAFIMRFGTGVLPDTKTVLQADDVVWVAARSGTVTDVTSVAQREPEDEA; translated from the coding sequence GTGCACGTGGTGATCATGGGATGCGGCCGGGTCGGCGCGTCCCTGGCCGCTGCGCTGGAGCGGCTCGGCCACGAGGTGGCCGTCATCGACAAGAACCAGCAGGCGTTCCGCCGGCTCGGCAGCGACTTCCACGGCCAGCAGGTCGTCGGCGTCGGCTTCGACCGCCGGGTGCAGATCGAAGCCGGCATCGAGCGGGCCGGCGCGTTCGCGGCGGTGTCCAGCGGCGACAACTCGAACATCATCTCGGCTCGAGTCGCGCGCGAGAACTTCGGCGTCGAGCACGTCGTCGCGCGCATCTACGACCACAAGCGCGCGGCCGTGTACGAGCGGCTGGGCATCCCGACGGTCGCGACCGTGCCGTGGACGACCGACCGGTTCCTGCGCAGCCTGCTGCCGGACGGTGTCGCGTCGGCGTGGCGGGACCCGTCGGGCAACGTCGCGCTGCTGCAGCTGCCGCTGCACGAGGGCTGGGTCGGGCACTCGGTGAAGTCGCTGCAGGAGGCGACCGGCGCGCGGGTGGCGTTCATCATGCGCTTCGGCACCGGCGTGCTGCCCGACACCAAGACGGTGCTGCAGGCCGACGACGTCGTGTGGGTGGCCGCGCGGTCCGGCACCGTCACCGACGTGACCAGTGTGGCCCAGCGCGAACCGGAGGACGAGGCATGA
- a CDS encoding APC family permease produces MSKFPTVLKRLVLGRPFRSDRLAHTLLPKRIALPIFASDALSSVAYAPEEIFLTLSVAGLSAYALAPWIGIMVALVMLVVVASYRQNVHAYPSGGGDYEVANTNLGGKFGLTVASALLVDYVLTVAVSTSSGVANIGSAVPWVAQHKVLASIVIVVVLTSLNLRGIRESGKAFAIPTYGFILGILVMVAWGLVQAATGTEMKAESAGFTLNAEGTFAGVAYAFLVLRAFSSGAAALTGVEAISNGVPAFQKPKSKNAATTLLMMGLLAVTMLVGIITLASITDVKFAEDPARQLAGAPAGYEQKTIVAQIAHAVFADFPPAFYYISFSTGIILLLAANTAFNGFPVLGSILAQDRYLPRQLHTRGDRLAFSNGILFLSAFALVLIIAFDAEVTRLIQLYIVGVFVSFTVSQAGMIRHWNRLLAKETDPAKRRRMRRSQTVNAVGLTMTGIVLVIVLITKFLLGAWIAIAAMVAIFVLMTAIRRHYDRVADELKDLGDTPTVLPSRNHAIVLVSKLHRPTLRALAYAKAMRPDVLEAVTVNVDDADTRRLTAEWDAHNFKVPLKVVESPYREITKPVLDYVKRVRGDNPRNVVTVFIPEYVVGHWWEQVLHNQSALRLKGRLLFQSGVIVASVPWQLESSAKAAARVRNERPAAGDVRRGFSPNGQPIATPKPKEPAE; encoded by the coding sequence GTGTCGAAGTTCCCGACCGTGCTGAAACGCCTGGTCCTCGGACGTCCGTTCCGCAGTGACAGGCTCGCTCACACGCTCCTGCCCAAGCGCATCGCGCTGCCGATCTTCGCGTCGGACGCGCTCTCGAGCGTCGCCTACGCCCCGGAAGAGATCTTCCTGACCCTCAGCGTCGCCGGGCTGTCCGCGTACGCGCTGGCGCCGTGGATCGGCATCATGGTCGCCCTGGTCATGCTGGTCGTCGTCGCCTCCTACCGGCAGAACGTGCACGCCTACCCGAGCGGGGGCGGTGACTACGAGGTCGCCAACACGAACCTGGGCGGCAAGTTCGGGCTCACCGTCGCCAGTGCCCTGCTGGTCGACTACGTCCTGACGGTCGCGGTGTCCACTTCGTCCGGTGTCGCCAACATCGGCTCGGCCGTGCCGTGGGTGGCCCAGCACAAGGTGCTCGCCTCGATCGTCATCGTGGTGGTGCTGACGTCGCTGAACCTGCGCGGCATCCGCGAGTCGGGGAAGGCCTTCGCGATCCCGACATACGGCTTCATCCTGGGCATCTTGGTCATGGTCGCGTGGGGCCTGGTGCAGGCGGCCACCGGCACCGAGATGAAGGCGGAGAGCGCCGGGTTCACGCTGAACGCCGAAGGCACTTTCGCCGGCGTCGCGTACGCGTTCCTGGTGCTGCGGGCGTTTTCCTCCGGTGCGGCGGCGCTGACCGGGGTCGAGGCGATCAGCAACGGCGTCCCGGCGTTCCAGAAGCCCAAGTCGAAGAACGCGGCCACCACGCTGCTGATGATGGGCCTGCTCGCGGTCACCATGCTGGTCGGCATCATCACGCTGGCCTCGATCACCGACGTCAAGTTCGCCGAGGACCCGGCGCGCCAGCTCGCCGGCGCGCCCGCCGGCTACGAGCAGAAGACGATCGTCGCGCAGATCGCGCACGCGGTGTTCGCCGACTTCCCGCCGGCGTTCTACTACATCTCCTTCTCCACCGGCATCATCCTGCTGCTGGCCGCGAACACCGCGTTCAACGGCTTCCCGGTGCTGGGCTCGATCCTGGCGCAGGACCGCTACCTGCCGCGGCAGCTGCACACCCGCGGCGACCGGCTGGCGTTCTCCAACGGGATCCTGTTCCTGTCGGCCTTCGCGCTCGTGCTGATCATCGCGTTCGACGCCGAGGTCACCCGGCTCATCCAGCTCTACATCGTGGGCGTGTTCGTGTCGTTCACGGTGAGCCAGGCCGGCATGATCCGGCACTGGAACCGGTTGCTGGCGAAGGAAACCGACCCCGCGAAGCGGCGGCGGATGCGGCGCTCGCAGACGGTCAACGCGGTCGGCCTGACGATGACCGGCATCGTGCTGGTGATCGTGCTCATCACCAAGTTCCTGCTCGGCGCGTGGATCGCGATCGCGGCGATGGTGGCGATCTTCGTGCTGATGACCGCGATCCGGCGGCACTACGACCGCGTCGCCGACGAGCTGAAGGACCTCGGCGACACCCCGACCGTGCTGCCGTCGCGCAACCACGCCATCGTCCTGGTGTCCAAATTGCACCGTCCGACGCTGCGCGCGCTGGCCTACGCCAAGGCGATGCGCCCGGACGTCCTCGAAGCCGTGACGGTCAATGTGGACGATGCGGACACCCGCCGGCTGACCGCCGAGTGGGACGCGCACAACTTCAAGGTGCCGCTGAAGGTCGTCGAATCGCCCTACCGCGAGATCACAAAGCCCGTTCTCGACTACGTGAAACGAGTGCGCGGGGACAACCCGCGCAACGTGGTCACCGTGTTCATCCCCGAGTACGTGGTCGGGCACTGGTGGGAACAGGTGCTGCACAACCAGAGCGCGCTGCGGCTCAAGGGCCGGCTGCTGTTCCAGTCCGGCGTGATCGTGGCGAGCGTCCCGTGGCAGCTGGAGTCGTCGGCGAAGGCGGCCGCGCGGGTCCGCAACGAGCGCCCGGCCGCGGGCGACGTCCGCCGCGGGTTCTCGCCCAACGGGCAGCCGATCGCGACCCCGAAGCCCAAGGAGCCGGCCGAATGA
- a CDS encoding class I SAM-dependent RNA methyltransferase has product MTSWLGRVLEVEVGAVAHGGHCVARAEGRVVFVRHALPGEQVRVEVTEDNGGSFCRGDAVEVLSPSPHRVTPPCPLAVPGGCGGCDWQHADPDHQRALKAAVVAEQLQRLAGIERDVVVEALDGGPLDWRSRVRLVAGHDGRAGLRAHHSHRVVALDDCPIAVPGELDDVLARRWRPGSELEVTQDGDGGVHVRELSTVRGKVRARQLAGGVAVQHAAGRDWRLDAHGFWQVHPAAASTLAAVVAEWAEAPVGGSAWDLYAGVGLFASVLATQVGTSGRVLAIESGRRAVADGERNLADLPQVSWHAGRVEHVLESAAKPVDVVVLDPPRKGAGKAVVESIVAGAPDRIVYVACDPAALARDVATFAAHGYSLTDLRAFDAFPMTHHVECVALLS; this is encoded by the coding sequence ATGACCAGCTGGCTGGGCCGCGTCCTCGAGGTCGAGGTCGGCGCGGTGGCGCACGGCGGCCACTGCGTCGCCCGCGCGGAAGGGCGGGTCGTGTTCGTCCGGCACGCGCTGCCGGGCGAGCAGGTCCGCGTCGAGGTCACCGAGGACAACGGCGGCTCGTTCTGCCGCGGGGACGCCGTCGAGGTGCTCAGCCCGTCCCCGCACCGGGTCACGCCGCCGTGCCCGCTGGCCGTGCCGGGCGGCTGCGGCGGCTGCGACTGGCAGCACGCCGACCCGGACCACCAGCGGGCGCTGAAGGCGGCGGTGGTGGCCGAACAGCTGCAGCGGCTGGCGGGTATCGAACGTGACGTCGTCGTCGAGGCGCTCGACGGCGGGCCCCTGGACTGGCGCAGCCGCGTCCGGCTGGTCGCCGGGCACGACGGCCGCGCCGGGCTGCGCGCCCACCACAGCCACCGGGTGGTGGCCCTGGACGATTGCCCGATCGCCGTCCCGGGCGAGCTCGACGACGTCCTGGCGCGGCGCTGGCGGCCAGGTAGCGAGCTGGAAGTCACCCAGGACGGTGACGGTGGGGTCCACGTCCGCGAGCTGTCGACGGTGCGCGGGAAGGTCCGGGCGCGGCAGCTGGCCGGCGGGGTCGCGGTCCAGCACGCGGCGGGCCGCGACTGGCGCCTCGACGCGCACGGTTTCTGGCAGGTCCACCCGGCGGCGGCGTCGACGCTGGCCGCGGTCGTGGCGGAGTGGGCCGAGGCGCCGGTGGGCGGCTCGGCCTGGGACCTCTACGCCGGGGTCGGGCTGTTCGCGTCGGTGCTGGCGACCCAGGTCGGGACGTCGGGCCGGGTGCTGGCGATCGAGTCCGGCAGGCGCGCGGTCGCCGACGGCGAGCGCAACCTCGCGGACCTGCCCCAGGTTTCGTGGCACGCCGGGCGCGTCGAGCACGTGCTGGAGTCGGCGGCCAAGCCGGTCGACGTCGTGGTCCTGGACCCGCCGCGCAAGGGCGCGGGCAAGGCGGTCGTGGAGTCGATCGTGGCGGGCGCCCCGGACCGGATCGTGTACGTGGCCTGCGACCCGGCGGCGCTGGCGCGCGATGTGGCGACCTTCGCGGCCCACGGGTATTCGCTGACGGACCTGCGGGCGTTCGACGCGTTCCCGATGACCCACCACGTGGAGTGCGTGGCGCTGCTGTCCTGA
- a CDS encoding TIGR03086 family metal-binding protein, translating to MTPLDEFDLAASTVRALVSAVRADQWALPTACADWDVRAVINHLAHGNAKVAFWAGTGPPAPDGDYLGSAPVEAFAASVTAARAVLAAPGLFSRQVTTPLGEVPGVFLVHMRVNEYLAHGWDIADATGRPTDLAPELAARALEQWRSRFAATPRQPGGPFGPELPPPRDATAADELAAFLGRKAVNG from the coding sequence ATGACTCCTCTCGACGAGTTCGACCTGGCGGCTTCGACGGTGCGTGCGCTGGTGTCCGCGGTCCGCGCCGACCAGTGGGCGCTCCCGACGGCGTGCGCGGACTGGGACGTGCGCGCGGTGATCAATCACCTGGCGCACGGCAACGCGAAGGTGGCCTTCTGGGCGGGCACGGGCCCACCGGCCCCGGACGGTGACTACCTCGGTTCGGCGCCGGTCGAGGCGTTCGCCGCATCGGTGACGGCGGCCCGTGCGGTGCTGGCCGCGCCGGGGCTGTTTTCCCGGCAGGTGACGACGCCGCTCGGTGAGGTGCCGGGGGTGTTCTTGGTGCACATGCGGGTGAATGAGTACCTCGCCCACGGCTGGGACATCGCGGACGCGACCGGACGGCCGACGGACCTGGCGCCCGAGCTGGCGGCCCGGGCGCTGGAGCAGTGGCGGTCCCGGTTCGCCGCGACGCCGCGGCAGCCGGGCGGCCCGTTCGGGCCGGAGCTCCCACCGCCCCGGGACGCCACGGCGGCTGATGAGCTGGCGGCGTTCCTGGGCCGGAAGGCGGTGAACGGGTAG
- a CDS encoding aldehyde dehydrogenase family protein, whose product MADFFIGGEWVDAVDGGRREIRCPADGSLVATVAEGTAKDTEAAIAAARRAFDTGPWPGTPAHLRGDLLLRAADLLDRDAEAFARAESLDTGKRLVESRYDMADIAACLRYFGKLAAQDAGRVVDTGSPDAISRIVHEPVGVCGLITPWNYPLLQTVWKIAPALAAGNTFVLKPSELTPHTAILFLKLLTEAGLPPGVGNLVLGAGAEAGAPLASHPDVDLVSFTGGLATGRGIAAAAAGTVKKVALELGGKNPNVVFADADFETAVDYALTAVFLHSGQVCSAGARLIVQREWHDEFVGELVRRAERIRLGGPFDSHAETGPLISAAHREKVEAYVAAALAEGAVLRTGGRRPDDPALADGFYYLPTILDQVKQGSSAVVDESFGPVLTVETFTDEDDAVRIANDTHYGLAGAVFTNDASRAQRVAARLRHGTVWINDFHPYLPQAEWGGYKQSGFGRELGPTGLAEYTEVKHIYQNLRPAPQRWFSG is encoded by the coding sequence ATGGCGGATTTCTTCATCGGAGGCGAATGGGTCGATGCGGTGGACGGCGGCCGGCGGGAAATCCGCTGCCCGGCCGACGGCTCCCTGGTCGCGACGGTCGCCGAGGGCACCGCCAAGGACACCGAGGCCGCCATCGCGGCGGCGCGCCGGGCCTTCGACACCGGCCCCTGGCCCGGCACCCCCGCCCACCTGCGCGGGGACCTGCTGCTGCGGGCGGCGGACCTGCTGGACCGCGACGCGGAGGCGTTCGCCCGCGCCGAGTCGCTCGACACCGGCAAGCGCCTGGTCGAGAGCCGGTACGACATGGCCGACATCGCCGCCTGCCTGCGCTACTTCGGCAAGCTCGCGGCGCAGGACGCCGGGCGCGTCGTCGACACCGGCAGCCCGGACGCGATCAGCCGGATCGTGCACGAGCCGGTCGGCGTCTGCGGGCTGATCACGCCCTGGAACTACCCGCTGCTGCAGACCGTGTGGAAGATCGCGCCGGCGCTGGCCGCGGGCAACACGTTCGTGCTCAAGCCGAGCGAGCTGACCCCGCACACCGCGATCCTGTTCCTGAAGCTGCTCACCGAGGCGGGCCTGCCGCCGGGCGTGGGGAACCTGGTGCTGGGCGCGGGCGCCGAGGCCGGCGCGCCCCTGGCGTCCCATCCGGACGTCGACCTCGTGTCGTTCACCGGCGGGCTGGCGACCGGTCGCGGCATTGCCGCCGCGGCCGCCGGGACGGTCAAGAAAGTGGCCCTGGAGCTGGGCGGCAAGAACCCGAACGTGGTGTTCGCCGACGCCGACTTCGAGACCGCGGTCGACTACGCGCTGACGGCGGTGTTCCTCCACTCCGGCCAGGTGTGTTCGGCGGGCGCGCGGCTGATCGTGCAGCGGGAGTGGCACGACGAGTTCGTCGGCGAGCTGGTGCGCCGGGCCGAGCGGATCCGCCTGGGCGGCCCGTTCGACTCGCATGCGGAAACCGGCCCGCTGATCTCGGCGGCCCACCGGGAGAAGGTCGAGGCGTACGTGGCGGCGGCGCTGGCCGAGGGCGCGGTGCTGCGCACGGGCGGCCGCCGTCCGGACGACCCGGCGCTGGCCGACGGCTTCTACTACCTGCCGACCATCCTCGATCAGGTGAAACAGGGTTCGTCGGCGGTGGTCGACGAGTCGTTCGGGCCGGTACTGACGGTCGAGACGTTCACCGACGAGGACGACGCGGTCCGCATCGCCAACGACACCCACTACGGCCTGGCGGGAGCGGTGTTCACGAACGACGCTTCGCGGGCGCAGCGGGTGGCGGCGCGGCTGCGCCACGGGACGGTGTGGATCAACGACTTCCACCCGTACCTGCCCCAGGCCGAGTGGGGCGGCTACAAGCAGTCCGGCTTCGGCCGCGAGCTGGGCCCGACGGGGCTGGCCGAGTACACCGAGGTCAAGCACATCTACCAGAACCTCCGGCCGGCACCGCAGCGCTGGTTCTCGGGCTGA
- the dxs gene encoding 1-deoxy-D-xylulose-5-phosphate synthase — MTMLESLSGPADLKRMSVEDLGELAAEIRDFLVDKVRRAGGHLGPNLGVVELTLALHRVFDSPRDALVWDVGHQAYVHKLVTGRAAGFDLLRQTGGVTGYPSRAESEHDWVESSHASSGLSYVDGLAKAFELAGGGRHAIAVVGDGALTGGMCWEALNNIAAHKDRPVVIVINDNGRSYSPTIGGLADHLAALRLQPGYERLLDGGREILKHTPVVGRPIYAALHAAKAGLKDALSPQAMFSDLGLKYLGPVDGHDQVALEKALHSARTFGGAVIVHVVTEKGHGYAPAVNNEHDQMHQTDPIDPETGLPPVKGPSWTGVFGSELAAIGAEREDVVAITAAMLRSTGLDKFAEAFPDRWYDVGIAEQHAVTSAAGLAMGGLHPVVAIYSTFLNRAFDQVLMDVALHRLPVTLVLDRAGITGPDGPSHHGMWDLSLLGMVPGMRVAAPRDPGTLREELREAVAVADGPTALRFSKGKVGTDVAAVERIGTVDVLRRPGEGADVLLVTVGAFATLGLAAADRLADQGIGVTVVDPRWVLPVPAELVALASQHKLVVTVEDSGRHGGFGSALAAMFRDAECDVPLRDLAVPQAFHDLGSRDEVLGRIGLTAQDVARRVTEWASGRLGTSEEPVKKNADRS; from the coding sequence GTGACGATGCTGGAGTCCCTGAGCGGGCCGGCGGACCTGAAGCGCATGAGTGTCGAGGACCTCGGCGAACTGGCCGCCGAGATCCGGGACTTCCTCGTCGACAAGGTGCGCCGGGCGGGCGGCCACCTGGGGCCGAACCTCGGCGTCGTCGAGCTGACCCTGGCATTGCACCGCGTGTTCGACTCGCCGCGCGACGCGCTCGTGTGGGACGTCGGTCACCAGGCGTACGTCCACAAGCTCGTCACCGGCCGCGCGGCCGGGTTCGACCTGCTGCGCCAGACCGGCGGGGTCACCGGTTACCCGTCGCGCGCGGAGAGTGAGCACGACTGGGTGGAGAGCAGCCACGCGTCGTCCGGTCTGTCCTACGTGGACGGCCTGGCGAAGGCGTTCGAGCTGGCCGGCGGCGGGCGGCACGCGATCGCCGTCGTCGGCGACGGCGCGCTCACCGGCGGCATGTGCTGGGAGGCGCTCAACAACATCGCCGCGCACAAGGACCGCCCGGTCGTCATCGTGATCAACGACAACGGCCGCTCCTACTCGCCGACGATCGGCGGCCTGGCCGACCACCTCGCGGCGCTGCGCCTGCAGCCCGGCTACGAGCGGCTCCTCGACGGCGGCCGCGAGATCCTCAAGCACACCCCGGTCGTCGGCAGGCCGATCTACGCCGCGCTGCACGCCGCGAAGGCCGGCCTGAAGGACGCGCTGAGCCCGCAGGCGATGTTCTCCGACCTGGGCCTGAAGTACCTCGGCCCGGTCGACGGCCACGACCAGGTGGCGCTGGAGAAGGCGCTGCACAGCGCGCGCACCTTCGGCGGCGCCGTGATCGTGCACGTGGTCACCGAGAAGGGCCACGGCTACGCGCCGGCGGTCAACAACGAGCACGACCAGATGCACCAGACCGACCCGATCGACCCGGAGACCGGCCTGCCGCCGGTGAAGGGCCCGAGCTGGACCGGCGTGTTCGGCTCCGAGCTGGCGGCGATCGGCGCCGAGCGTGAGGACGTCGTCGCGATCACTGCGGCGATGCTGCGTTCCACCGGGCTGGACAAGTTCGCCGAGGCGTTCCCGGACCGCTGGTACGACGTCGGTATCGCCGAGCAGCACGCCGTCACCTCGGCGGCGGGGCTGGCCATGGGCGGGTTGCACCCGGTCGTCGCGATCTACTCGACGTTCCTGAACCGGGCGTTCGACCAGGTGCTGATGGACGTCGCTCTGCACCGGCTGCCGGTGACGCTGGTGCTGGACCGGGCCGGGATCACCGGGCCGGACGGGCCGAGCCACCACGGCATGTGGGACCTCTCGCTGCTCGGCATGGTGCCGGGGATGCGGGTGGCGGCGCCGCGTGATCCGGGGACGCTGCGGGAGGAGCTGCGCGAGGCGGTTGCTGTTGCCGACGGGCCGACTGCGCTGCGGTTCTCCAAGGGGAAGGTCGGCACGGATGTGGCGGCTGTGGAGCGGATCGGCACGGTCGATGTGCTGCGTCGTCCTGGTGAAGGTGCCGACGTGTTGCTCGTGACGGTCGGGGCCTTTGCAACGCTGGGTCTCGCTGCTGCGGATCGGCTTGCTGATCAGGGGATCGGGGTGACCGTGGTGGATCCTCGGTGGGTGCTTCCGGTTCCTGCAGAGTTGGTTGCGTTGGCTTCGCAGCACAAGCTTGTGGTGACTGTGGAAGACAGTGGGCGGCATGGGGGGTTCGGGTCGGCTTTGGCCGCGATGTTCCGGGATGCCGAGTGTGATGTTCCTCTGCGGGATTTGGCTGTGCCTCAGGCTTTCCATGATTTGGGGAGCCGGGATGAGGTGCTGGGGCGGATCGGGCTGACTGCTCAGGATGTGGCTCGGCGGGTTACCGAGTGGGCCTCGGGCCGGCTGGGCACTTCGGAAGAGCCGGTGAAGAAGAACGCCGACCGCAGCTGA
- a CDS encoding LacI family DNA-binding transcriptional regulator codes for MVTRRDVALRAGTSEAVVSYVVNNGPRNVAPATRERVQAAISELGYRANSVARSLRTNRTMSIGVVTPDSSNEFFGYLTRAIESVAFDFGYTTLLGNAMEDPEREGRYVRTLLDRQVDGLIVIPVPGSTVLEAELDRAPVPFVILDRSLDDEHAVEITVDNEQAAYLATGHLLGHGNTRIACVAGPESARTTIARVAGWRRGLVDQGIDPATLPLEYGTFRLDDGYRAGMEILAREARPDAIFATSDEQAMGVLRAAAERGLRVPDDLAVLGFDGIERGRFSVPSLSTVQQPMEQLADCAFRHLERRIRNSGADALPKTFSTKLVLRESCGCRSSP; via the coding sequence ATGGTTACTCGTCGTGATGTCGCACTGAGGGCCGGCACCTCCGAAGCCGTAGTCAGCTACGTCGTCAACAACGGCCCGCGCAACGTCGCGCCGGCGACACGGGAGCGGGTCCAGGCCGCTATCAGCGAATTGGGCTACCGTGCGAACTCCGTGGCGCGCTCGCTCAGAACGAACCGCACGATGTCCATCGGGGTGGTCACTCCGGACTCGTCGAACGAGTTCTTCGGGTACCTGACCCGCGCCATCGAGAGCGTCGCTTTCGACTTCGGCTACACAACCCTGCTCGGCAACGCGATGGAGGACCCGGAGCGGGAAGGGCGGTACGTCCGCACGCTGCTCGATCGCCAAGTCGATGGGCTCATCGTCATTCCGGTGCCGGGTTCGACAGTTCTGGAAGCGGAGCTCGACCGTGCCCCCGTTCCGTTCGTGATCCTCGATCGAAGTCTCGACGACGAACACGCGGTGGAAATTACGGTGGACAACGAGCAGGCCGCCTATCTGGCGACGGGTCACCTGCTGGGGCACGGCAACACGCGGATCGCCTGTGTCGCCGGGCCGGAGAGCGCCCGGACCACGATCGCCCGTGTGGCGGGCTGGCGCCGTGGGCTGGTCGATCAGGGCATCGATCCGGCGACGTTACCGCTCGAGTACGGCACCTTCCGTCTTGATGACGGCTACCGTGCCGGCATGGAAATCCTCGCGAGAGAAGCACGTCCCGACGCGATCTTCGCCACCAGCGATGAGCAGGCGATGGGCGTGCTGCGCGCGGCTGCCGAACGGGGCCTGCGCGTGCCGGACGATCTCGCCGTGCTGGGATTCGACGGGATCGAGCGCGGCCGCTTCAGCGTTCCTTCTCTGAGCACTGTTCAGCAGCCCATGGAACAGTTGGCCGACTGCGCATTTCGGCACCTCGAACGCCGCATCCGGAACAGCGGGGCTGACGCGCTGCCGAAGACCTTCTCGACCAAGCTCGTGCTGAGGGAATCGTGTGGGTGCCGGAGCAGTCCGTGA